In Pseudomonas sp. GCEP-101, one DNA window encodes the following:
- a CDS encoding DUF3313 domain-containing protein gives MQLKSLAVSLCLASLMLSGCASKYVEPEQYSGFLKDYSVLKEEKSPSGAAVMRWIKPGIDVSQFTSVYVEPSQLYPQPQPTQKIPQSTLDGITKYYDQALQTQFAKALPLASGPGPGVLIVRPAITAVSASTKGLQPYEVIPIALIAAGVSTATGIRDQDTSIATEAAFLSGSDGSVVAEVVRKGAGTELENSSQVMSANDAKAVLDGWARDMLKSFEQLKHK, from the coding sequence ATGCAGTTGAAGTCGTTAGCGGTCTCGCTGTGCCTGGCATCCCTGATGCTGTCTGGCTGTGCAAGCAAGTACGTGGAGCCTGAACAGTACTCGGGCTTCCTCAAGGACTACAGCGTGCTCAAGGAAGAAAAGTCGCCCTCGGGAGCCGCGGTGATGCGCTGGATCAAACCGGGCATCGACGTCAGCCAGTTCACCAGCGTGTACGTCGAACCGAGCCAGTTGTACCCGCAGCCGCAGCCCACCCAGAAGATTCCCCAGAGCACCCTGGACGGCATCACGAAATACTATGACCAGGCGCTGCAAACCCAGTTTGCCAAGGCATTGCCCCTGGCCAGCGGCCCCGGCCCGGGCGTGCTGATCGTGCGCCCGGCGATCACCGCCGTCAGCGCCTCGACCAAAGGCCTGCAACCCTATGAAGTAATCCCCATCGCGCTGATCGCCGCCGGCGTCAGCACCGCCACGGGGATTCGCGACCAGGACACCAGCATCGCCACCGAGGCCGCGTTCCTCAGCGGGAGCGACGGCAGCGTGGTCGCCGAAGTGGTGCGCAAGGGGGCCGGCACCGAACTGGAGAATTCCTCCCAGGTCATGTCCGCCAATGACGCCAAGGCGGTGCTCGATGGCTGGGCGCGGGACATGCTCAAGTCCTTCGAGCAGCTCAAGCACAAGTAA
- a CDS encoding OmpP1/FadL family transporter → MHRKPASRYCPLATALTLSALALAGAEARAADLLIYEAGQEGNGLANAGAAALARDPSVLMSNPAGITELKGTQVNLNGQVIFGHYQFSRDADNQFSGNEGGNALEYLPGASFFISHQIDERSAIGFGTYGNFGLAVDYDDDWAGRYFTQESTLIGVSFQPTLAHKFTDDLSIGIGPRIVYGYYRTEVAVNNSVLGLVDRPDGQLRYKDTDVAAGFNIGLLYHLTAQTRLGLAYTSKVKFEFEDRPQLKNITNPLLNAALRRTSVDQLELDMNIPQTVLFSVAHELDAQWTLLGSLGWQDWSDFGKIGVEVDTDNAGTSTTVDRQYKDSWHASVGAQYQSTPRLRWSMGVGYDSAMVDDSDRTVDNPAGAIWRLATGVNYDLGDGMDVHAAYTLMWLGDLDVEQTKSRSGNTLSGTYKDAALHVLGAGVTWRF, encoded by the coding sequence ATGCACAGGAAGCCTGCATCACGCTATTGCCCCCTCGCGACAGCCCTCACGTTATCTGCTCTTGCGCTGGCAGGAGCCGAGGCTCGCGCCGCCGACCTGCTGATCTATGAAGCCGGCCAGGAAGGCAACGGGCTGGCCAACGCCGGCGCCGCGGCCCTGGCGCGGGACCCGAGCGTGTTGATGAGCAATCCCGCCGGCATCACCGAGCTCAAGGGCACCCAGGTGAATCTCAATGGCCAGGTGATCTTCGGCCACTATCAATTCTCCCGCGATGCAGACAACCAGTTCAGCGGCAACGAAGGCGGCAATGCACTGGAATACCTGCCTGGCGCCAGCTTCTTCATCAGCCACCAAATCGATGAGCGCAGCGCCATCGGCTTTGGCACCTACGGCAATTTCGGCTTGGCCGTGGACTATGACGATGACTGGGCTGGCCGCTATTTCACCCAGGAGTCCACGCTGATCGGCGTCTCCTTCCAGCCGACCCTCGCGCACAAGTTCACCGACGACCTGTCCATCGGCATCGGCCCGCGCATCGTCTATGGCTACTACCGCACCGAGGTGGCCGTGAACAACAGCGTGCTGGGTCTGGTGGATCGCCCGGATGGCCAACTGCGCTACAAGGACACCGACGTGGCCGCCGGCTTCAACATCGGCCTGCTTTACCACCTCACTGCCCAGACACGCCTGGGGCTTGCGTATACCAGCAAGGTGAAGTTCGAATTCGAGGATCGCCCGCAGCTCAAGAACATCACCAATCCCCTGCTCAACGCGGCCCTGCGTCGTACCAGCGTCGATCAGTTGGAGCTGGACATGAATATCCCGCAGACCGTGCTGTTCAGCGTGGCCCACGAGCTGGACGCGCAATGGACGCTGCTGGGGAGCCTGGGCTGGCAGGACTGGAGCGACTTCGGGAAGATCGGCGTCGAAGTGGACACCGACAACGCCGGAACCAGTACCACGGTGGACCGCCAGTACAAGGACTCCTGGCACGCCTCGGTGGGCGCGCAATACCAGTCCACCCCTCGACTGCGCTGGAGCATGGGCGTGGGCTACGACAGCGCCATGGTCGACGACAGCGATCGCACCGTGGACAACCCCGCCGGGGCCATCTGGCGCCTGGCCACGGGTGTCAACTACGACCTGGGTGACGGCATGGACGTACATGCCGCCTACACGCTCATGTGGCTGGGCGACCTGGATGTCGAACAGACCAAGTCACGATCCGGAAACACCTTGTCAGGTACCTACAAGGATGCCGCGCTGCACGTACTGGGTGCGGGCGTCACCTGGCGCTTCTAG
- a CDS encoding DUF4381 domain-containing protein: MSVPSIDQLQELPPPPSSVSYWPQTWAWVWLAIVLLLLLAAWGFWRYRKWQRDRYRREALALLDELGVGARDPAHRLAALRQVPVVVKRVALSMPDGAAAAPLSGADWQAFLQARSPAALPADLGRQLTLLAYAPDARVASMDEQEVHDLLSACRRWIEVHRVAA; encoded by the coding sequence ATGAGCGTGCCGAGCATCGATCAACTCCAGGAGCTGCCGCCGCCGCCTTCGTCGGTCAGCTATTGGCCGCAGACCTGGGCCTGGGTGTGGCTCGCAATCGTCCTGCTGCTGCTCTTGGCGGCATGGGGATTCTGGCGTTACCGGAAATGGCAACGTGATCGCTACCGGCGCGAAGCACTGGCCCTGCTCGATGAACTGGGCGTCGGCGCACGGGACCCTGCCCATCGATTGGCCGCGCTGCGCCAGGTGCCGGTTGTGGTCAAGCGTGTGGCCCTGTCGATGCCCGATGGCGCGGCGGCTGCGCCCCTGAGCGGCGCCGACTGGCAGGCTTTTCTCCAGGCGCGCAGCCCGGCAGCGCTGCCGGCTGATCTGGGGCGGCAGCTGACGCTGCTGGCGTACGCGCCTGACGCCAGGGTGGCGAGCATGGACGAGCAGGAAGTGCACGACCTGCTGTCGGCCTGCCGGCGATGGATCGAGGTGCACCGTGTGGCAGCTTGA
- a CDS encoding tetratricopeptide repeat protein — translation MLLLLLGCSSSVAATSGAKPGLAKDREGYADAASCMGCHKEQSEQWQASDHAWAMRDATAGNVLGNFANQSFEEAGVSARFYEKGGRYYVRTEGRDGKPGDFPIQYTFGHYPLQQYLVAFPNGHLQALTIAWDSRPKEAGGQRWFSLYPGQRFAPDDALHWTGRFQNWNAMCADCHSTRLMKHYDDKTDAFATTWQEKTVGCQGCHGPAQAHVDWAKQNKSPIKTYASAKDIGLPFDFKSLGSKELVGQCAFCHSRRQTLGVGQQPGHPQLDASLPATLRSGLYHADGQIDGEVYEFGSFSQSKMYAAGVACTDCHNPHTGKVRIEGNGLCMQCHNANPPVARFPSLQAKSYDSPEHHHHPAGSPGAQCVNCHMASKTYMVVDPRRDHDFRLPRPDLAEQTGAPDACTACHRDQKPAWAAKAIDGWFASPKRPKHYGESFHAARMGDPASVSLLGAVIADIGSAPIVRATAAQRLAELGQPGLTTLRWALNDDSALVRAYAIPGFARLPPDARVRLLLPQLDDSALAVRDEAVKALADVPIESIPAERRAAFSSQLADYEKRLRGNADLPGGRLNLAVFLQRRGESAQAIEQYQQALRLDAHFIPARVNLVTLYSGSEQSSKAEQLLREGLSLEGLPASDHGNLAYMLALLLVEHGNPEEGVKWMSTAADELPGNARVRYNQGLLLAQLRRPDEAASALTKGLESSPDDPDLLYALIYLHTSAGQLEQARGYVRRLQQVAPNDPRLVPINRQWGNPAQ, via the coding sequence ATGCTGTTGCTGTTATTGGGCTGTAGTTCCTCGGTGGCCGCCACGTCAGGAGCCAAGCCCGGGCTGGCCAAGGATCGTGAGGGATACGCCGATGCAGCCAGTTGCATGGGCTGTCACAAGGAGCAGTCCGAGCAGTGGCAGGCGTCCGATCACGCATGGGCGATGCGCGACGCGACGGCGGGCAATGTCCTGGGCAACTTCGCCAACCAGAGTTTCGAGGAGGCCGGCGTCAGCGCCCGGTTTTATGAGAAGGGAGGGCGTTACTACGTCCGTACCGAAGGACGCGACGGCAAACCCGGTGACTTCCCGATCCAGTACACCTTTGGCCATTACCCGCTGCAGCAGTACCTCGTGGCATTCCCCAATGGTCATCTGCAGGCGCTGACCATTGCCTGGGACAGCCGGCCGAAAGAAGCCGGTGGGCAGCGCTGGTTCTCGCTCTATCCCGGGCAACGCTTCGCGCCGGATGATGCATTGCACTGGACCGGCCGCTTCCAGAACTGGAACGCCATGTGCGCCGATTGCCACTCGACCCGCCTGATGAAGCACTACGACGACAAGACCGATGCCTTCGCCACCACCTGGCAGGAGAAGACGGTCGGTTGCCAGGGCTGCCACGGCCCCGCCCAGGCGCATGTCGACTGGGCGAAGCAGAACAAGAGCCCAATCAAGACCTATGCCTCGGCGAAGGACATCGGCCTGCCGTTCGATTTCAAGTCCCTGGGTAGCAAGGAGCTGGTGGGCCAATGCGCCTTCTGCCATAGCCGCCGGCAGACGCTTGGCGTGGGCCAGCAGCCAGGGCACCCGCAGTTGGATGCGTCGTTGCCGGCGACCTTGCGCTCAGGGTTGTACCACGCGGACGGGCAGATCGATGGAGAAGTCTACGAGTTCGGCTCCTTCAGCCAGAGCAAGATGTACGCGGCCGGAGTGGCCTGCACGGATTGCCACAATCCGCACACCGGCAAGGTACGCATCGAAGGTAATGGCCTGTGTATGCAGTGCCACAACGCCAACCCGCCGGTGGCGCGTTTCCCCAGTCTGCAGGCGAAGAGTTACGACAGCCCTGAACACCATCATCACCCGGCGGGATCGCCTGGGGCCCAGTGCGTCAACTGCCACATGGCCAGCAAGACGTACATGGTGGTCGACCCGCGTCGCGATCATGATTTTCGTCTGCCGCGTCCTGACCTGGCCGAGCAGACGGGGGCTCCCGATGCCTGCACGGCCTGCCACCGCGACCAGAAGCCGGCCTGGGCGGCCAAGGCTATCGACGGCTGGTTTGCCTCGCCGAAGCGACCGAAGCACTATGGCGAGTCTTTCCATGCTGCACGCATGGGTGATCCCGCTTCGGTGAGCCTGCTGGGCGCGGTGATCGCCGATATCGGCAGCGCGCCTATTGTGCGGGCGACGGCAGCGCAGCGCCTGGCCGAACTGGGTCAGCCCGGGCTGACGACCCTGCGCTGGGCGCTCAACGATGACAGCGCGCTGGTTCGTGCCTACGCGATTCCCGGCTTCGCCCGCCTGCCGCCTGATGCCCGTGTCAGGCTGCTGCTTCCCCAGCTGGACGACAGCGCGCTGGCTGTCCGCGATGAGGCCGTCAAGGCGTTGGCCGACGTGCCGATCGAATCCATCCCCGCCGAGCGTCGCGCGGCGTTTTCCAGTCAACTGGCGGACTACGAGAAGCGTCTGCGCGGGAATGCCGACCTGCCCGGCGGGCGGCTGAACCTCGCGGTCTTCCTGCAGCGTCGCGGGGAGAGTGCGCAGGCCATCGAGCAATACCAACAGGCCTTGCGCCTGGACGCGCATTTCATCCCGGCGCGGGTCAACCTGGTGACGCTCTACAGCGGCTCCGAGCAGAGCAGCAAGGCGGAGCAGCTACTGCGTGAGGGGCTCTCCCTGGAAGGGTTGCCAGCCAGTGACCACGGCAATCTCGCCTACATGCTTGCGCTGTTGCTGGTGGAGCACGGCAACCCGGAGGAGGGCGTTAAATGGATGTCCACGGCGGCCGACGAGCTGCCGGGCAACGCCCGCGTTCGCTACAACCAGGGCCTGTTGCTGGCGCAGTTGCGGCGACCGGACGAGGCGGCGAGCGCATTGACCAAGGGACTGGAAAGCTCGCCCGATGACCCGGACCTGCTCTATGCGCTGATCTACCTGCATACCTCGGCTGGCCAGCTGGAGCAGGCCAGGGGCTATGTGCGGCGTTTGCAACAGGTTGCGCCGAACGACCCGCGTCTCGTACCGATCAACCGGCAGTGGGGTAACCCGGCGCAATGA
- a CDS encoding VWA domain-containing protein: MWQLEYPWVLLLLPLPWLAWRYLPAYRESRSALRVPFFAAMSHAVGQEPTRGGGAGGRWQLPLNLLVWALLLMACARPMLVEKPIQRVQPIRDLMLAIDISQSMETSDYRDAAGNRVDRLSIVKGVVRDFIGQRKDDRIGLIVFGTGAFAQSPPTLDHASLLMLLDEVGIGMAGPNTALGDAIGLTLKLVESTPEQQKVLILLTDGNDTGSAITPSHAAVMARERGVVVHTIGIGDPEASGESKVDLQTLRDIARTTGGRFFRAGDREALREVYATLDRITAHQVKTLSHQPKRDLFWLPLGAALALLLVAHGLAAIAGRLAVPGAAQGGQEAEGR; this comes from the coding sequence GTGTGGCAGCTTGAGTACCCCTGGGTGCTGCTCCTGCTGCCCTTGCCCTGGCTGGCCTGGCGCTACCTGCCGGCCTACCGCGAGTCGCGTAGTGCGCTGCGGGTGCCGTTCTTCGCCGCCATGAGCCACGCGGTGGGCCAGGAGCCTACCCGCGGTGGTGGCGCGGGCGGTCGCTGGCAGCTGCCGCTGAATCTACTGGTGTGGGCATTGCTGCTGATGGCTTGCGCGCGCCCGATGCTGGTGGAGAAACCCATCCAGCGCGTGCAGCCGATCCGCGACCTGATGCTGGCCATCGACATCTCGCAGTCCATGGAGACCAGCGACTACCGCGATGCCGCCGGCAACCGGGTGGACCGCCTGAGCATCGTCAAGGGGGTGGTGCGCGACTTCATCGGCCAACGCAAGGATGACCGTATCGGCCTGATCGTCTTCGGCACCGGCGCCTTCGCCCAGTCGCCGCCGACCCTGGATCACGCCAGCCTGTTGATGTTGCTGGACGAGGTGGGCATCGGCATGGCCGGGCCCAATACCGCGCTGGGCGACGCCATCGGCCTGACCCTCAAGCTGGTGGAGAGCACGCCGGAACAGCAAAAGGTGCTGATCCTGCTCACCGACGGCAACGACACCGGCAGCGCCATCACGCCGAGTCATGCGGCGGTCATGGCCCGCGAGCGGGGCGTGGTGGTGCACACCATCGGCATCGGCGACCCTGAGGCCAGTGGCGAATCGAAAGTGGACCTGCAGACCCTGCGCGATATTGCTCGGACCACTGGCGGGCGCTTCTTCCGGGCGGGTGACCGCGAGGCGCTGCGGGAGGTCTACGCGACGCTGGACAGGATCACCGCGCACCAGGTGAAAACCCTCAGCCACCAGCCCAAGCGCGACCTGTTCTGGCTACCGCTGGGCGCTGCGCTTGCGTTGTTGCTGGTGGCGCATGGTCTGGCGGCCATCGCCGGCCGGCTGGCGGTGCCCGGCGCGGCGCAGGGCGGCCAGGAGGCGGAGGGCCGATGA
- a CDS encoding DUF58 domain-containing protein, which produces MTDAQPVADGHVYASLQQLMLLEHRVRGLSFLSRQPLSSVLSGSHAARLRGRGLSFDELRQYNPGDDLRHLDWRASLRYGKPFVRSYTEERDRPTLLLVDQRMSMYFGSRLSFKSVLAAELAALGGWMALQAGDRVGGLVFGDHDIEYVRPLRSRARVEALCAAVIRRNRSLHATRSDEGSPGQLDRVLRQCLGVAGHDSLVVIISDFAGVTEQTLQLLRQLSAHNDVLALQVFDPIALKLPDKGRVTVTQGELQVELEVGRRQVHRPLGEFLSGRLKDVATLLRRSQVPLMIFSSGRDSLEQLRGELGRLAR; this is translated from the coding sequence ATGACCGATGCGCAGCCGGTAGCCGATGGGCATGTCTATGCGTCCCTGCAGCAGCTGATGCTGCTGGAGCATCGCGTGCGCGGCCTGAGCTTTCTGTCGCGGCAACCGTTGTCCAGCGTGCTCTCCGGCAGCCATGCGGCGCGTCTGCGCGGACGTGGGCTGAGCTTCGACGAGCTGCGCCAGTACAACCCCGGCGACGACCTGCGGCACCTCGACTGGCGTGCCTCGCTGCGCTACGGCAAGCCCTTCGTGCGCAGCTACACCGAGGAGCGCGACCGGCCGACCCTGCTGCTGGTGGACCAGCGCATGAGCATGTACTTCGGCTCCCGGCTCAGCTTCAAGTCGGTGCTCGCCGCGGAACTGGCTGCCCTCGGCGGCTGGATGGCGCTGCAGGCCGGCGACCGGGTCGGCGGCCTGGTGTTCGGCGACCACGACATCGAGTACGTCCGCCCCCTGCGCAGTCGGGCGCGGGTGGAGGCGCTGTGTGCGGCCGTAATCCGGCGCAACCGCTCGCTGCATGCCACGCGCAGCGACGAAGGCTCGCCCGGGCAACTCGACCGTGTGTTGCGCCAGTGCCTGGGCGTGGCCGGCCACGACAGCCTGGTGGTGATCATCAGCGACTTTGCCGGTGTGACCGAACAGACGCTGCAACTGCTGCGGCAGCTGAGCGCGCACAACGACGTGCTGGCCCTGCAGGTCTTCGATCCCATTGCCCTGAAGCTGCCCGACAAGGGACGGGTGACCGTTACCCAGGGCGAGCTGCAGGTGGAGTTGGAAGTCGGCCGGCGCCAGGTCCACCGGCCATTGGGCGAGTTTCTTTCCGGGCGGCTTAAGGACGTGGCGACCCTGCTGCGTCGCAGCCAGGTGCCGCTGATGATTTTCAGCAGCGGGCGCGACAGCCTGGAGCAGTTGCGTGGCGAGCTGGGACGGCTGGCGCGATGA
- a CDS encoding AAA family ATPase, which translates to MSIREQISGLEAAVSAQVLGQRETVRHILLGLLANGHVLLESLPGLAKTRTVKALATHLDARMSRVQFTPDLLPSDITGAEILQQTEQGNQLKFQPGPLFGNVILADEINRAPAKVQAALLEAMEERQITVAGQTHRMPGLFMVLATQNPIEQEGTYPLPEAQMDRFLMKLLIDYPRVEDESRVLQLVRAEERSQQSGGAREAITPLAQDAVFAARQEVGDVHVSEAIDRYLIDLIHATRRPADYDADLARWLKVGASPRGGISLDRVSRAHAWMAGNDYVTPDDVRAVVHPVLRHRLLLSYDAVADGVGADQVIDRLLDTVAIPA; encoded by the coding sequence GTGTCCATCCGAGAACAGATTTCAGGTCTGGAAGCTGCCGTGTCGGCGCAGGTTCTGGGCCAGCGGGAGACCGTCCGGCATATTTTGCTGGGGCTCCTGGCCAATGGTCACGTCCTCCTGGAAAGTCTCCCCGGCCTTGCCAAGACCCGCACCGTGAAGGCGCTGGCAACGCATCTGGATGCGCGCATGAGCCGCGTGCAGTTCACGCCCGACCTGTTGCCATCGGACATCACCGGCGCCGAAATCCTCCAGCAGACCGAGCAGGGCAACCAGCTCAAATTCCAGCCGGGGCCGCTGTTCGGCAACGTCATCCTCGCCGACGAGATCAACCGCGCACCGGCCAAGGTGCAGGCGGCGTTGCTCGAAGCCATGGAGGAACGCCAGATCACCGTGGCCGGGCAGACCCACCGCATGCCGGGGCTGTTCATGGTGCTGGCGACGCAGAACCCCATCGAGCAGGAAGGCACCTATCCGCTGCCCGAGGCGCAGATGGACCGCTTCCTGATGAAGCTGCTGATCGACTACCCACGGGTCGAGGACGAATCCCGCGTACTGCAACTGGTGCGCGCCGAGGAGCGCAGCCAGCAGTCCGGCGGGGCGCGCGAGGCCATCACGCCGCTCGCGCAGGACGCCGTGTTCGCCGCGCGCCAGGAGGTGGGCGACGTGCATGTGTCCGAGGCCATCGACCGCTACCTCATCGACCTGATCCACGCCACGCGCCGTCCCGCCGATTACGACGCGGACCTCGCCCGCTGGCTGAAGGTCGGTGCCAGCCCGCGTGGCGGCATCAGCCTGGACCGAGTGTCCCGCGCCCACGCCTGGATGGCCGGCAACGACTACGTAACGCCCGACGACGTGCGCGCCGTCGTGCACCCCGTCCTGCGCCATCGCCTGCTGCTGTCCTATGACGCCGTTGCCGATGGCGTCGGGGCCGATCAGGTGATTGACCGGCTGCTCGACACAGTGGCGATCCCGGCCTGA
- a CDS encoding AraC family transcriptional regulator, translating into MDSIRGTAFLQFGELLAERGASLRDHLSPHRVSLDVVGDYEKTLSYKSLVQIFEGSADALQMPALGLELATRQGSTLLGPLQHLARTAATVGEALVAVLRYMGLYSPSIHYRLEQRNGRALLYFDNALPCSTQIPQIVEKSVLHGRLMIAELLGASFSPQAVLFRHQPLGDLAAYQRYFNCPVSFAQDHNALVLRPSDLKQPCNQADATLHEIVRFYLDAHCTPGDNLFLQLQRHIQALLPKSRCSLEAVAHLLGMNSRTLQRRLASSGVDFEDRVDGIRRQQAAQLLRETGLTVAQISAELGYRRTTSFCRAHHRWFGMTPIEHRLQSQPRFKSAPR; encoded by the coding sequence ATGGACAGCATCCGCGGAACCGCCTTCCTGCAGTTCGGCGAACTGCTCGCCGAGCGAGGCGCGTCACTGCGCGACCATCTTTCCCCGCACCGGGTCAGCCTGGATGTGGTCGGCGACTACGAGAAAACCCTTTCCTACAAGAGCCTGGTGCAGATCTTCGAAGGCAGCGCAGATGCCTTGCAGATGCCCGCGCTTGGCCTGGAACTGGCCACCCGGCAAGGCTCGACCTTGCTGGGCCCGCTCCAGCACCTTGCCCGCACGGCTGCAACCGTCGGCGAAGCCCTGGTCGCGGTATTGCGCTACATGGGGCTCTATAGCCCATCGATTCACTACCGACTGGAACAGCGCAACGGGCGCGCGCTGCTGTACTTCGACAACGCCCTGCCCTGCAGCACGCAGATACCGCAGATCGTCGAAAAGTCCGTGCTGCATGGCCGTCTGATGATTGCAGAACTGCTCGGCGCGTCGTTCAGCCCGCAGGCGGTCCTGTTCCGGCATCAGCCGCTGGGGGATCTGGCAGCCTACCAGCGCTACTTCAACTGCCCGGTGAGCTTCGCCCAGGATCACAACGCCCTGGTATTGCGCCCCTCGGACCTCAAACAACCCTGCAACCAGGCCGATGCCACCCTGCATGAAATCGTCAGGTTTTACCTGGATGCCCACTGCACGCCGGGGGACAATCTCTTCCTTCAGCTACAGCGCCATATCCAGGCGCTACTGCCCAAGAGTCGCTGTTCGCTCGAGGCAGTGGCGCACCTGTTGGGCATGAACTCCCGAACGCTGCAACGACGCCTGGCCAGCAGCGGAGTGGACTTCGAGGATCGCGTCGATGGCATCCGCCGGCAGCAGGCAGCCCAGCTACTGCGCGAAACCGGCTTGACCGTTGCGCAGATTTCCGCGGAGCTGGGGTATCGGCGGACGACGTCCTTCTGCCGCGCCCACCATCGCTGGTTCGGCATGACGCCCATCGAGCATCGCCTGCAATCGCAGCCTCGGTTCAAATCCGCGCCCCGCTGA